In a single window of the Roseiconus lacunae genome:
- a CDS encoding DUF1559 family PulG-like putative transporter, with protein sequence MFKNCRAFTLVELLVVIAIIGILVGIMAPALQAMRESARRTQCQSNLISIGLAMQSYHDRWSQFPMGTIADSGPIRNEPSGSHHNWLGRLTEFLDQPVIAANIDRSVSIYDEKNADVLALSFPGVRCPSDVGVVANASSYVGLHHPTAKPIEESDWGMSVLNQALNREDVLDGLSNTVFVSEKITTLGDLGWLSGTRATLRNTGGGIQTDLPEQVLEVTEVGTIGSRHPGGAHLLFGAGEVRFQTEMTDQRILEQLADRRDGQLPLQFMSIDQQRRQSVQ encoded by the coding sequence ATGTTTAAAAATTGTCGCGCGTTTACCCTGGTCGAGCTACTGGTGGTGATCGCCATCATTGGAATCTTGGTGGGCATAATGGCCCCCGCGCTTCAAGCGATGCGAGAATCGGCCCGACGGACCCAATGCCAGTCAAACCTCATCTCGATTGGACTGGCAATGCAAAGCTACCACGATCGCTGGTCGCAATTTCCGATGGGGACGATTGCCGATTCGGGACCGATTCGCAACGAGCCTTCGGGAAGCCATCACAACTGGCTGGGACGACTCACTGAGTTTTTGGACCAACCGGTGATCGCGGCAAACATCGATCGCTCGGTCAGCATCTATGACGAAAAGAACGCCGATGTCTTGGCGTTGAGCTTCCCCGGTGTGCGATGTCCGTCGGACGTAGGCGTTGTGGCAAACGCCAGCAGTTACGTCGGGCTTCATCACCCGACGGCCAAGCCGATCGAAGAGTCTGATTGGGGGATGTCTGTGCTTAACCAAGCCCTCAATCGTGAGGACGTCTTGGATGGCTTGTCCAATACGGTATTTGTTTCCGAGAAGATTACGACACTCGGTGATTTGGGATGGCTTAGCGGAACTCGGGCGACGCTAAGAAACACCGGCGGCGGAATCCAAACGGATCTACCCGAACAAGTGCTGGAAGTGACCGAAGTTGGAACGATTGGCAGCCGGCACCCCGGAGGCGCGCACCTGTTATTCGGTGCCGGTGAAGTCCGCTTTCAAACCGAAATGACAGACCAACGAATTCTCGAACAACTTGCCGATCGCCGTGACGGTCAACTACCGCTGCAGTTCATGTCGATTGATCAGCAGCGTCGACAAAGCGTTCAATGA
- a CDS encoding TadE/TadG family type IV pilus assembly protein translates to MTSHIAKSQRLRLHRVCCRFRHDRRGIVGIMFVVVFSLLIGTFVLALGRRSLAEHQRDVRRQTIRLLESAIKSAEQIEVPVEQEIRLPVDQTSDEWIEVRLLDDSDERRRYRATHRRGDRIGMSITRSESRSVGGE, encoded by the coding sequence ATGACGTCACACATCGCAAAATCGCAGCGATTGCGGCTACACCGCGTGTGCTGTCGTTTCCGCCATGATCGGCGCGGAATCGTAGGGATCATGTTTGTGGTCGTCTTCTCGTTGCTGATCGGGACGTTCGTGTTGGCCCTCGGACGGAGGTCACTCGCCGAACACCAGCGTGACGTTCGGCGGCAAACGATTCGCTTGCTGGAATCGGCGATCAAAAGTGCAGAACAAATTGAGGTGCCGGTCGAACAAGAAATTCGCCTACCGGTTGATCAAACATCAGACGAATGGATCGAAGTCCGCTTGCTCGACGATTCCGATGAACGACGGCGCTACCGGGCGACCCATCGGCGGGGTGATCGCATCGGGATGTCCATTACACGTTCGGAAAGCCGTTCGGTAGGCGGCGAGTGA
- a CDS encoding PulJ/GspJ family protein, whose translation MRRKESNRRPTRAAFTLIEILVVMSVLSSVMGGAIALTIVMQQSLKQSDENLVARQQLVRFADDFRNDFHRAQRHRFQSGTLTLEFGDEQPEVVYQIDSSSISRMVESDETKKKRQDSYVFGASFAIEPMSTEKAGTFGFRVTDSQNRQSGQRRSVQRPEFEIIAVRRLSQ comes from the coding sequence ATGCGACGAAAAGAATCGAATCGGCGGCCGACAAGGGCGGCGTTCACACTGATCGAAATTTTGGTGGTGATGTCCGTCCTATCATCGGTAATGGGCGGAGCGATCGCCCTGACGATCGTGATGCAACAAAGTTTGAAACAGTCGGACGAAAACCTAGTCGCCCGTCAGCAACTGGTACGTTTTGCCGACGACTTTCGAAATGACTTCCATCGGGCCCAGCGACATCGTTTTCAATCAGGGACACTGACGCTTGAATTCGGTGACGAACAACCTGAGGTGGTTTACCAAATCGATTCAAGCTCGATTTCCCGGATGGTTGAGTCAGATGAGACAAAAAAGAAACGCCAAGATTCTTACGTCTTCGGTGCCTCGTTTGCGATCGAACCAATGTCAACTGAGAAAGCCGGCACGTTCGGCTTTCGGGTCACCGATTCCCAAAATCGTCAGTCCGGCCAGCGTCGATCCGTCCAGCGACCCGAGTTCGAAATCATCGCCGTCCGAAGGCTAAGCCAATGA
- a CDS encoding type IV pilus modification PilV family protein has translation MRRNELPRHVRRRGIMMLEALIAATFFAVTMGLALKIHQQSTSFDHARYEQLATRFQLENVAERIAGLADDTFADEAAKIAEADGLECKIETFEAEPYGGTHVTLASNAGGLRLTHHVWRLQEAD, from the coding sequence ATGAGGCGAAACGAGCTACCACGACACGTCCGCCGACGCGGAATCATGATGCTAGAGGCTTTGATCGCGGCCACATTTTTTGCCGTCACGATGGGGCTCGCCCTTAAGATTCATCAGCAAAGCACCAGCTTCGATCATGCCCGTTATGAGCAGTTGGCGACACGGTTTCAATTGGAAAACGTCGCCGAACGAATTGCCGGATTAGCGGATGACACGTTTGCCGATGAAGCCGCGAAGATCGCCGAGGCAGACGGATTGGAGTGCAAGATCGAAACGTTCGAGGCCGAACCCTACGGCGGAACTCACGTGACCTTGGCGAGCAACGCCGGTGGATTGCGTTTGACTCATCACGTGTGGCGACTGCAGGAGGCGGATTGA